The genomic stretch TTAGGGTCATTGTCACTTTAGTGATggctttcttcctctgctggctgcctcTGCATGTTAATAAGACTGTTtccctgctgctggagtttggctTCGTCCCATACTCCTGCTCTTTAGATCAGCTTTTACTGGCTGCTCAGCCGTACGTCACCTGTTTAGCTTACCTCAACTCCTGCCTGAACCCTCTCCTGTACGCCGCCTGCGACCCATCTTTCAGGAAAAGATGCAGAGGAGCTCTTCTCATGTTGTGCAGGacaaacaggagaggaggaggagagcgaatGGAAGGAcagaaggatgaaggagaggaagagagagaggaaaggagctCTGCTTTTCCCACAAGAACacaagaggaaacagcagataGGACAGAGGAGGGGATGATTTCTGAGGCCCCGTGAATCAGGGTCCCACACCCACATGATGATACGTTTTTCATACTCTTGAAGAAACTGTGTCAGATgtcaatatttttttaaatggacaTCTTTATCAAATTCATGAGTTCATAGACATAATTTCCTGCTTCCAATGCACATATTTCCCACAGGAAAGATGCCACTGCTTCCTGAAGGATCGCTGAGCCCAGAAATGGTCTTGCCAGACCAAATGTTCTCATGCTATCTGATCTGTTTCTATATTTTGTACCAGTTATATACAGTCTTCTCAACTGTTTATTGATTTTGTGTggcagtttttctttcttgttgttgtttttctattaAAATAAGGATCATGCAAACTcacatttgtcttttaattGTTAAAAACATAATACATCTATGAATGTGCCTATGTGAAAATTCTGGCTGAAATTACAGGAATAGCTCTTACTTATATTCAGCGAACCATTTAAGTTCAGCTCtaactgtaaaaatattattaaaatagtATAAAGTGTAAACCGTACATGGAAAAGTTAAAAGATAACACGAGGCATAGGTAGCATAAACAATCTTAGTCTATGCACAAAATAGTAGAAAAGATGATGGAAGCTTATAAGATTTGTGTGTTGGGGTGTAATTAATGTTGCTCAATTAAGATATTCTTACACATAGTCATTATCTTTGATATAAAAATTACTCATACTTGTAGTAATATCTGGTATTTTTGCCATTTGTAGATAGCAACACCattgctcattttattttaaagaaaacacaagttaTATTAATGACACTTCACAGAGCAGAGTTTCAGCCCGTATGTTTACTCTCTGAGGTCTCTTCTGCAGAAGTGACAGGACTCCATCCAGAAGGGGGCGCTGACGCACCTTTGAACTGTTTGACAACCTGCAGAAAACTCACAGAGACCTTTGACTCAAACCGCTCTGTGTACATACTAGCTGTTTCTGTTAATATTGTGCACTCGTATGATTAGCGGCTCACTTATCGATCGTCTGTTAACTAATTTATCTACTACTTGCACAGTTTTATATCAGAAACAGTTGCCTAGAGGAAagaactgcagctgcacagaaataatGAAGATGGGAACAGCAATGATTTATGACGAGGAGATGACCAAATACAAGCTACTCTGGGTTGAGTAAGTAGACTGCAACAGTAGACTTAAACCACACATTTTGGTGCataaagctaatgttagctaatcAAAATAGCATGAGTGAATAATGAGTCAACGTCGCTTGAATGTCGGTTTTGTTATACCACGACTGTGTCTTAAGGCTGGGTAATTGTAGCTACATCACCTATTCTTATTATTCTGTGCTCATAGATTGATGTGTCAGTAATTTACAAGTCAAAGTTCCTATAACCTCGGGTAGCCCCTGTAAGCTAAGTTAATTTACCTTAACGTCGCTGTCCGTCTGTATCTTAGGGAACCCAACGAGTATCAGTGGTTATatatttgatcatttcagttttaaattAGTAAATATTTACTCAAATCATCTACCGCAGTCTGTGGGAAGTTGATATCGTTAAGTTGTCGAAGTGGTCGGAACTGATATTGCGGTTTGTTGTAGCTAGCCGGGTCGGTTAGCGAGGACCACCCGCTATATTAGCTCCAAGCTAACTTCTGTATTCCTGTGTTAATTTCCTCTTATTAAAGTTAGTACATTCACTCTTCAAGTCATTATTTTTTCAGCAATGTCTTTTTCCATATAGTTTTGTTATTGatgcattgatttattttgtgtcttaCTTTCCTTTATTGcataataaatacatataatacataaataaaatcctttgaaaacgttatttatttattattattattattattattattatttatttatttttttttattatttttttttttacattactCCAGCCCTGTATGTAAGATCGAGGTACCCGAGCGTCTGACAGTGAGTCATGAAGCTCTGATGGAGAGCGGTCTGGCTGATCGCTGTGTCTCTGTACCTGTCCGCGAGGCGACAGATGCAGACATTCTGCTGGTTCACAGGTCAGTCCTGATGTCAACCGCCTGGCTCAGTTAATATTTTAACTTCTGCATGAGGCTGAAATAAATACCTAAAGCACTCAGCTTCACATAGTTTGCTGCTCCCAACAGTGAGGAATACTtggaggcagtgaagaagacaCCTTATATGACCCTGGAGGACCTGAAGGAGTTCACCCTGAAATATGGCGACGTCTACTTCCACCCGGTTAGTCCTACACTTAATAATTGACCAGCTGAGTTCCAGCTGGTGACATTTATTCATTAAGGTGGTTAAGGGGATGAttctgtggttgtggtgatTAAAAACAGGTCAGTTTCACGCCTGTTAACCATTTGTCTTACTCACTTCCTCTCCTAGAACATCTATCACTGTGCCAAGCTGGCTGCAGGGGCCGCACTGCAACTAGTGGACAGTGTTATGACGGGGAAGGTGAGGAATGGCATGGCTCTGGTCAGGTGAGGCCTTTaatgaactaaaaaaaaaacaaacatgttggaagaaaataaaatagcaTTTAGGGAAACCCAAACTAAACACCAAACAATTGTTTACAGCTTCATAAATTCATACATTTATGTCATTATAAACTAAAAACTAATCGTTTTATCTGCTTGCCAGACTGATTGAGAAGTTGTAAGGCATCACTGTATTCTCTGTAGATACTAAATGGTTAATAAATTGCTAAAATCATGACATGAACATcacttttctgtcattgttGACAGACCTCCAGGACACCACAGCATGCGCAGTGCTGCCAATGGATTCTGTGTGTTCAATAATGTGGCCATAGCAGCTCGATATGCAAAGCAAAAATATGGGCTCAAGAGGTAACTTGactttagatttttttgtttgtctttgcaaaCCCTGAGAAAGTTTAATTCTCTAAAAGCTGCAAAATATTTCCCTCATTTTGTGTCTTCAGGGTGTTGATAGTTGACTGGGATGTACATCATGGTCAAGGGGTGCAGTACTGTTTTGAGGAGGATCCAAGGTGAGACTTTCCTCACGGACGGATCCTGATTTGTTTACATGGATGCTGTCTTCTTGCATATTAAATTCTACACTTTTTTTCCCAGCGTGCTCTACTTCTCGTGGCACCGCTACGAACATCAGAAATTCTGGCCTCATCTTCCAGAATCGGACTACGACAGTGTCGGCAAAGACAAAGGAGCAGGATTCAATGTAAATGTACCGTGGAACAaggtgaggagctgcagaaatactgttcacagagcagcaaacaggCTGTTCACgatgtaaaacataaaatccaTTATTGAATATCAAGTTTGGCACCGATTCGTCCTGATCGGAAGTTATCGTCATGATATTTCAGGTGGGAATGAAGAACAGTGACTATCTGTCAGTCTTCTGTCACGTCCTCCTGCCAGTCGCATACGAGGTCAGCCATTTTGGAAAAGTCACACTTTGCTAACAGAAAACAATTTGTTGGAGGTTATTTATCTGTGATTCTTTCTTTGTCACAGTTTTGCCCAGACCTGGTCCTGGTGTGTGCAGGCTTTGACTCAGCCATCGGTGACCCAGAGGTACtgagtgtaaatcactgtgataaaGCTTGAAATGCAGTCGCAGTGTCGCTGCAGATTTCTGTGTGTATCCTTTTTGTGCGTGCTGAGTTTACACTCAGTGGTCATTTTATTAGGGACACCTGTACAATGCACCAACTCTGCCACAAATTCTACCTTTATGACACTTAAAATGTGTAAATCCACTTATGTTATCTTTGTTTTCAGGGTGAAATGTGTGCCAGCCCAGACATCTTTGCCCACCTCACTCATCTGCTGATGAACCTGGCAGGAGGGAAACTATGTGCTGTGCTGGAGGTCAGGCCATCACTCACTCCaattgttctgttgttgtctgCTAATTCTGCCCATTGaattattttcttaaaacaCAAGTGTCTCATCTCTCAGTACATGTATGTCATACGTGTTGCTTTTCATAGTACGCGCCGTGTGTGAGAGTTCTACATATTGCTGCCATCATGCTGAAGGAACGTTGGGTTGTAAAAGGTTttattgtttggattttttccAGGGAGGATACAACCTGACTTCCCTCCCCCAGTCTGTGTGTCAAACAGTTCAAACTTTACTCGGAGATCCTGCGCCCTCACCTGCAAGCCTCCATGGTCCCTGTGAAAGGTCTGTCTCACCGTCAGTCAGATTCATGTGTCAGACATTTATCATGTGTGTCTTTTATAACTGTGGtcaatttatttttacttcttGTCTTTTCAGTGCACTTGAGTCCCTTCACTGTGTCCGGGCAGCTCATAAGCAGTACTGGTCCTGCCTCAAACATGCAGGTATAACATGCACGTCATTGtttttcagagagctgattgagCTCTGCGCTCCTTTGACTCACGATggacagtttaaaaaagaaaaggatcaaAAGCAATGCAGCAACACCAGAGatcctttcttcttttattccacacattcttcttaAAAACCTGgttcctacattacccacaatgcatctcTACCTCAGTTCAGCCTGAGATTCGGGTGTTTTATGCTAGTAGCTGCTAATGTGGCCTggagcctcaagcagagatgaggagcgggctgcagaggtctgatCTCTTTCTAACTCTGCAgcctcagattttttttttttttttcaaacttgtCGTCTTCTTGTCAACTTTTTATGGTTTTAAAATCCTTTACCTTTATATTAATTGCTTCATAGAATATTTCAtcactcctctctgcagctgagctaCCCACCTCTGAGATCAGCACGAAGCGCATTAAAttagcagaagaagaagaaagcacagagaagggagaagaggagaagagctCCAAGGAGCAGGTTTGGCCAGAGCCTCCCAAACGTGTCACTCCTCCTATCCGCACTGCTGTCGTCCTCCCTGATGGCGTGGCCTGCCCGGACGGATGTGAGCGCTTCAGCTCGTCAGAGGATCCCGACGCGGGCATTGTCAGAAATCTCAGGTATGGAGCCGTGGCTGATCGTCGTTCATTTCAGTTCACATTATTTCTAGTCATCTCTGAGTCATCACCGGAGTAACAGAGTTTGATACATTCAGAGTACTTCTAATCATGATTTCATCGCCCAGATTAtacaaaaatgtgttgtttttttccacattaaggGAGAATTTCCTCAGAGATGCAGATGACGACGCTGCTCTCACAACCCTCTCCAGCCTTATTGCCCTCATagagaaaatggagaagaaTGAGGTACACTGGCGAGTCCTTTTACGTTTTGCCATCATAGTTGTATATTACTATGATTTTCTGCTGTGAATCGACTCCATACACACGACATCTGTTGCATGTCCGTCCATCCTGGGAGAGGGATCCCTCTCCTGTTGCTCTTTTTGAAGTTTCCTCcattttttccccattaaaAGGGTTATTTTGGGAAGTTTTTCCTCAGTAAAATTGGGGTTCAAGGACAGAAGGTGTTGACTGATGTACAGATTTTGAAGCCCCTTCAGccaaattgtgatttgtgatatcaggttatataaataaagttgacttgTCTTTTTGAGTGCTGTGGTGTGATCTGCTTCTAAATACAGCGTTTGCTTTGCTGACCTGCCTACATGAGCTGCAAGCTGATGTCATACACTTAATTGCTGCCTCTCAGATCTGCAGTGGCTTGGCGCTGGTCCGGGACGTGTCCATGGCAATGATGTGTGCTGTCCAGCATGCTGCAACTGCTCTCAGCAGACGGTATAGCAATGTAGATCTAATCCAGATGTGCAGTGACTGTATGGTTTGATAtaagagacagagaagtgagCTGGACTGAGCACTGAAGTTCAAGCATGTATTAAAAGTTAACTCAACAGTCTGATCTGACGCCACTTTCTCCTTTTGCAGGGTTTTGGTCGTGTGTGTTGGAGACGTGGTCGTCCCGAGTGCCGACACAGAGGACGGGTGATTATCATTTGCACTCCCTGGATTAGGCTTTGTGATGAAACTTGTGTCTCTTTTGTGCTAATGAACCGAGATGTTTGTCTGCAGCGTTGTGAACTTCATGGTGACCGAAATCGTTTTATCTTTAGGAAAACACTCGTGGTGCAGTTTAGCAACAAGGAATCAGATGaacagaaatgcaaatattCCATTCCTGTGTGTCTGAAGAAGGTACTGAGTAACAATTCAGAGGATTTGACAGTTCATCCTTTCTCTGCATGTGTTCAGTGTTACTGTGtcattgtctttatttgtgATTGTATTATGACAAAGTTCTCATATCAAGATAATATAGAATATATGCACAAGATCTTAAATACCTCTACTAAAAATATTcaggatattttgttttttggctaCTAAAACACAAGTTAATCATCTGATTTAATGTAGTGAACACAAACTTGATTTTTTGACAATATATCAGTAATATCATAACATTGAAATAATGCTGAGATGTCATTAAGTTGTGTAGTGCAGTGTTATGAGTGTtttatgtgcagtgtgtgtttgtcctcccTCAGGGCTGCAGTGACGTGTCAGGGTTCATGCAGGCTGTGTTGGGCCTCCTTCTGCCTCTAGGATACGAGTATGACCCCAGTCTGGTTGTGCTGGTTCGAATGCCAGATAGTGggctgtgtgacagtgtgtggcAGCAGCTAACAGGGCTGCTGCAGGGGCTGgcacagggacacacactgGTACTCATGCAGGTATGAAGGTAGGGACTCCCAGGTTTTTGGGGAGGTTGAAATGGCAGCGTGTAATCAGtagttttgtcatttcaggAAGGTGAGAAGACATGTGTTGCCCCCACAGCCTCCTCTCTTCTCGGGGATGCTGCCCCCCCTCTGGGGCAGCTTCATGCTCCTCTGCCAGAGCATGTGGAGGCGCTGGAGAGGCTGAGGCTCAGACTGCAGGCAGACTGGAAACTACTGCAGACCACAGGTGAattcacaacagcagcatcGCAAGAGCACATTACATATAAGAATAACTGTCGTGCTACATTAATTAGAATTTCTGTCTCCTAAATACAGCACCAGGAACTGGATGAGACGATGAGCGCTGAAGCTGATGCTGCTATTTTTGTAATGAAGAAATCACAAATCATAGTCTTGATAAAATTTTGTACAATTTTTAGGTTATATTGTCCAAATGGAGAACTTACtaaataaactgtatttttgaTAACACTGATAACTTTAACCCTTATTTGTTTGCGAATTTATGTTGTCGAAAGTTAATATTTTCTAATTTATTACTGCTGGTAATTTCTTAATAGAAAATGATAGAAAATccccataaaaaaaaaatgaagctgtaCTGTTGAAGAATAAACTACTGCATAAAGTACtgcttacatgttaatgcaccattcataatgattaaaaacactCACTGATCATTCTGCATAactttacttttgatactttaagtacattttgtgatgatgctttgaatgcaggatttttacttgtattgaagtatttttacagtgtagtacTGCAACATCTAATCAAGCTTTCAGAGGATTGTGAAGTACTTCTCATGATCTTCATTTCTTCGAATTTTTGAGTTTAATTTCTCTCCAccagatatttatttattgtcagagacagatagacagatggacagatagatagatggatggatagattttattttagatttactTTATTGATGTCCAAAGGGAAATTACAAcattgcagcagcagttcacagatcacaaaacacacataattTACTGACCTAAAGTAAGTAagaaaaacataattttaaaaaacatacacatatgtACATAGAAACTACTGTAAAAATAGAAACAGTAATATAACAGTAAATCAATAAAACCATTGTAGTGGCTTCGGGacattactgtgtgttttttattgggGTTTCATGGCCCTGACCTTGTAAACCCTGTTCCTCTTCGTGCCGTCAGGGGGCGCTGTGAGCTGCGCCGTCAGTAAACATTGAAGCAGATGACGCTTCTCCTCACATGTGAGTCATTCTCTTGTGTTGATGCCCAGCCAGCCCTCCTTcattcagctgctgtctgccCCTCAGTGTGTTAGTTTGGCGTCTTTTCGCCGTGATTCGATCGCGCGCCGGTGCCTGAATGCATCACAGGAAGGAGTGACATTACCAACAGGCATAAGACAGAGACACGTAAACACATCACGTCTGCCGAGAGATGTCCTCTGCCACCGCGCAGTCCGCAAAAATGAGAAAGGACGAGTCCTTCCTGGGGAAATTAGGAGGAACCctggtgaggaagaagaaggctAAAGAAGGTGAGTCACTTTTGTGTTTGCCTGCACGTGCTGACATTAGAAAATgcgtgtgtttgctgtttgtcgggtttctgtccatggtgctgcaATCACATGATgtgctgtgaaaatattctCCTCTGGGACATCGTTTAATCATGAGCTGCACACATGATTCGCAGCATCTGGACAGACATTTACAGGGTCTCACCGGCACAAGGTTTGTCTCTGGTTGTGTCTTCCTCTGGTAAAATAATCTAATCTGGGTCAGTTAATATGTAATTATAGGTTCAGTCATATTTTGAGCTCTTGTGTAGTTTTGATGTGTCAGAGATGAGACAAAGCCTCTGAGCGACTCCACAGGCCTTTAACATGAGGTAATAAACAGAAATAGACAGAACAGCCAGTGACCGGTGACAGGAATGCAAGGTTATGAAGATAAATGTGTCAGAGGATTTCTGGCCTCGCTCTAGTTTGGATGTCAAGATAGACTTGAAGTTATTGTCCCGGTTTTCCAGTTGTTGACCAAAACTATTTTCTACCCTCCCACAGGCCAGTCAGTGTGTGGTaagacagacagctgcaagGTTTAacgcctcagtgtgtgtgtgtgtgtgtgtgtgtgtgtgtgccagctcaCAGCCATGTGTTTGGAATCTCCATTAAAGGAGGTCCACCAGCAGGAGGACACAGACATATTAATTGTTTTAGGAGCCTCATTAAATCCCATACATCTCAGGGTTTTAACAGTTTAAAATCTGCTAAAAATTAGTTGTTTTGGGtggaaatgtgaataaaatgatgcacaaggCATCTTCACACTTCAATGAAGAGCTAAAACACTTCAGTTGATTGACT from Chaetodon auriga isolate fChaAug3 chromosome 6, fChaAug3.hap1, whole genome shotgun sequence encodes the following:
- the hdac10 gene encoding polyamine deacetylase HDAC10, which codes for MISGSLIDRLLTNLSTTCTVLYQKQLPRGKNCSCTEIMKMGTAMIYDEEMTKYKLLWVDPVCKIEVPERLTVSHEALMESGLADRCVSVPVREATDADILLVHSEEYLEAVKKTPYMTLEDLKEFTLKYGDVYFHPNIYHCAKLAAGAALQLVDSVMTGKVRNGMALVRPPGHHSMRSAANGFCVFNNVAIAARYAKQKYGLKRVLIVDWDVHHGQGVQYCFEEDPSVLYFSWHRYEHQKFWPHLPESDYDSVGKDKGAGFNVNVPWNKVGMKNSDYLSVFCHVLLPVAYEFCPDLVLVCAGFDSAIGDPEGEMCASPDIFAHLTHLLMNLAGGKLCAVLEGGYNLTSLPQSVCQTVQTLLGDPAPSPASLHGPCESALESLHCVRAAHKQYWSCLKHAAELPTSEISTKRIKLAEEEESTEKGEEEKSSKEQVWPEPPKRVTPPIRTAVVLPDGVACPDGCERFSSSEDPDAGIVRNLRENFLRDADDDAALTTLSSLIALIEKMEKNEICSGLALVRDVSMAMMCAVQHAATALSRRVLVVCVGDVVVPSADTEDGKTLVVQFSNKESDEQKCKYSIPVCLKKGCSDVSGFMQAVLGLLLPLGYEYDPSLVVLVRMPDSGLCDSVWQQLTGLLQGLAQGHTLVLMQEGEKTCVAPTASSLLGDAAPPLGQLHAPLPEHVEALERLRLRLQADWKLLQTTAPGTG